A single genomic interval of Desulfovibrio sp. UCD-KL4C harbors:
- a CDS encoding DnaJ family domain-containing protein — MYFIDAIAEAKIKESEAKGDFKNLSCKGKPLALEDDSMIPAELRMAYKALKNAGYLPQEMQLRKDIHSALDLLESMEEEKERYCQMQKVNVLFEKIKHMRGQKISIDNEDAYYQTIVERMTLNSNKFKDTKG; from the coding sequence ATGTATTTTATTGATGCAATTGCTGAGGCTAAAATTAAAGAATCAGAGGCAAAAGGAGATTTTAAAAATCTATCCTGCAAAGGTAAGCCGCTGGCACTTGAAGACGATTCTATGATTCCAGCTGAACTACGTATGGCATATAAAGCTCTAAAAAATGCAGGATATCTTCCACAGGAAATGCAGCTTCGCAAGGATATTCATTCAGCTCTTGACCTGCTTGAAAGCATGGAGGAAGAAAAAGAGCGTTATTGCCAGATGCAAAAGGTAAATGTTCTTTTCGAAAAAATTAAACATATGCGCGGGCAGAAAATTTCAATCGACAACGAAGATGCATATTATCAGACAATTGTCGAACGGATGACTCTAAACAGCAATAAATTCAAGGATACAAAGGGATGA